Proteins encoded within one genomic window of uncultured Draconibacterium sp.:
- the queA gene encoding tRNA preQ1(34) S-adenosylmethionine ribosyltransferase-isomerase QueA, translating to MKLSKFKYNLEQEKIALHPADNRDESKLMVLNRATRTIEHKLFKDLLDYFDDKDVMVFNDTKVFPARLYGNKEKTGAEIEVFLLRELNREQRLWDVLVDPARKIRIGNKLYFGDDDLLVAEVIDNTTSRGRTLRFLFDGPYDEFKQTLYSLGETPLPRTINRPVQPEDTDRYQTIFAKHEGAVAAPTAGLHFSRELLKRLEIRGVDFSYVTLHVGLGNFRSVDVEDLTKHKMDSEQIWINNEACEMVNNAKQEKRNVCAVGTTVMRTLESSVSTQGFLKPFEGWTNKFIFPPYEFSVANSMITNFHLPYSTLLMMVAAFGGYDFVMEAYDVAIKNDYRFGTYGDAMLII from the coding sequence ATGAAGTTATCAAAATTCAAGTACAATTTAGAACAGGAAAAGATTGCTTTGCACCCTGCCGATAACCGTGACGAATCGAAACTGATGGTGCTGAACAGAGCAACACGAACAATTGAACACAAATTGTTTAAAGACCTGCTTGATTATTTTGATGATAAAGATGTGATGGTTTTTAACGATACCAAAGTGTTTCCAGCACGTTTGTATGGTAACAAAGAAAAAACCGGAGCAGAAATCGAAGTTTTTCTTCTTCGCGAATTAAACCGCGAGCAACGTTTGTGGGACGTACTGGTTGATCCGGCACGTAAAATACGTATTGGTAACAAACTGTATTTTGGCGACGACGATTTGTTGGTTGCTGAGGTTATAGATAACACTACATCGCGCGGTCGTACTTTGCGCTTTTTGTTTGATGGCCCTTACGACGAATTCAAACAAACACTTTACAGCCTGGGAGAAACACCACTCCCCCGTACTATCAACCGCCCGGTACAACCCGAAGATACAGACCGTTATCAGACGATTTTTGCCAAACACGAAGGTGCAGTTGCTGCTCCAACAGCAGGTTTGCACTTTAGCCGCGAGTTGTTAAAACGTTTGGAGATTAGAGGTGTTGATTTCTCTTACGTTACTTTGCATGTTGGATTAGGAAACTTCCGCAGTGTTGATGTAGAAGACCTCACCAAGCATAAAATGGACTCGGAGCAGATTTGGATTAACAACGAAGCTTGCGAGATGGTAAATAACGCAAAACAAGAGAAACGTAATGTTTGTGCCGTGGGAACAACTGTAATGCGTACACTTGAAAGCTCGGTATCAACGCAAGGATTTTTGAAACCATTTGAAGGATGGACAAACAAATTCATTTTCCCTCCTTACGAGTTTAGCGTTGCGAACAGCATGATTACAAACTTCCACCTGCCTTACTCAACATTGTTGATGATGGTTGCCGCATTTGGCGGATACGATTTTGTTATGGAAGCTTACGATGTTGCCATTAAAAACGATTACCGTTTTGGTACTTATGGCGATGCCATGCTGATTATTTGA
- the truB gene encoding tRNA pseudouridine(55) synthase TruB, translated as MPDFKKIYDFPGGEILLFDKELEWTSFDVVNKIRYNLCQMMGIKKMKVGHAGTLDPLATGLVILCTGKATKKIEELQLGEKEYIATLKIGATTPSFDLETEEDSQADFSHVTRESFENILLQFIGEIDQVPPVFSAVKVKGKRAFDYARNGEDVKLKAKKIVIRSIEIESFNLPEVKIKVVCGKGTYIRSLARDIGEALNCGAYLTGLIRTRIGDYKIEDAFKVDFFLENLNLDETI; from the coding sequence ATGCCCGATTTCAAAAAAATATACGATTTCCCTGGCGGGGAAATTCTGCTTTTCGATAAAGAATTGGAATGGACATCGTTTGATGTGGTGAATAAAATAAGGTATAACCTGTGTCAAATGATGGGAATAAAAAAGATGAAAGTTGGCCACGCCGGAACGCTTGATCCGCTGGCAACCGGCCTAGTTATATTATGTACAGGAAAAGCCACCAAGAAGATTGAAGAATTACAGCTTGGCGAAAAAGAATATATTGCTACACTAAAAATCGGAGCGACAACTCCATCGTTCGATTTGGAAACCGAAGAAGACAGCCAGGCCGACTTTTCGCATGTTACACGCGAAAGTTTTGAAAATATTTTGCTGCAATTTATCGGAGAGATTGATCAGGTACCTCCGGTTTTTTCGGCAGTAAAAGTGAAGGGAAAACGCGCATTCGATTACGCCCGAAATGGTGAAGATGTAAAACTTAAAGCAAAAAAAATTGTTATAAGAAGCATTGAAATTGAATCGTTTAATCTTCCGGAAGTAAAAATAAAGGTTGTTTGTGGCAAAGGAACTTACATCCGATCGTTGGCCCGCGATATTGGCGAGGCGTTAAATTGTGGAGCCTACTTAACTGGGTTAATAAGAACAAGAATTGGCGATTACAAAATAGAAGATGCGTTTAAGGTAGATTTTTTTCTGGAAAACTTAAATTTAGATGAAACCATTTGA
- a CDS encoding undecaprenyl-diphosphate phosphatase has translation MTELQALLLGIVQGLTEFLPVSSSGHLEIGHALLGIKDENSLLFVLTVHVATVLSTILVFRKDIMVLCKDLFAFQWNESTEYISKLLFSSIPIVIVGFLFRDKLEALFTGNLFFVGCMLLFTACLLTLTQFVKKSDGRITFGKALLIGVAQTLAVLPGISRSGSTIATGLLLKGKKEDVARFSFLMVLIPILGAAFLDIITGELSSSKVELMPLLIGFVSAFISGWLACSWMIKIVKRGKLIYFAIYCALIGLIAIFAA, from the coding sequence ATGACCGAACTCCAGGCATTACTTCTCGGCATCGTCCAGGGACTTACCGAATTTCTTCCAGTTAGCTCAAGCGGACATCTTGAGATTGGCCACGCACTTTTAGGCATAAAAGACGAAAACAGTTTGCTTTTTGTGCTAACTGTTCATGTGGCTACAGTATTAAGTACCATTCTTGTATTCCGGAAAGATATTATGGTTTTATGCAAAGATCTTTTTGCATTTCAATGGAACGAATCAACAGAATATATAAGCAAACTCCTGTTTTCTTCTATTCCGATAGTAATAGTCGGCTTTCTATTTCGCGACAAGTTGGAAGCCCTATTTACCGGCAACTTGTTTTTTGTAGGCTGCATGCTGCTTTTTACTGCCTGCCTACTTACGCTTACTCAATTTGTTAAAAAAAGCGATGGAAGGATCACTTTTGGCAAAGCATTACTCATTGGTGTTGCACAAACACTGGCCGTTTTACCGGGGATTTCGAGAAGCGGATCAACCATTGCAACAGGTTTGCTTTTAAAAGGTAAAAAAGAAGATGTTGCACGATTTTCGTTCCTCATGGTTTTAATTCCAATTCTGGGAGCTGCTTTTCTCGATATCATCACAGGCGAACTAAGTTCATCCAAAGTAGAATTAATGCCCTTGCTAATCGGATTTGTAAGCGCTTTTATTTCAGGATGGCTGGCCTGTTCGTGGATGATAAAAATCGTAAAACGTGGTAAATTAATTTATTTTGCAATTTATTGCGCTCTTATTGGGCTAATTGCTATCTTTGCAGCCTGA
- a CDS encoding DUF3098 domain-containing protein produces the protein MAKKNKEVKETVGFALGKENYKLIAIGFAVIVVGFILMAGGGSDDPNVFSEDIFSFRRITLAPILLLLGFGFEIYAIMKKPKED, from the coding sequence ATGGCTAAAAAGAATAAAGAAGTTAAGGAAACAGTAGGCTTTGCGTTGGGCAAAGAAAACTACAAACTAATAGCAATTGGTTTTGCCGTAATCGTTGTTGGATTTATATTAATGGCCGGCGGCGGAAGCGACGATCCTAATGTTTTTAGCGAAGATATTTTTAGTTTCCGTCGGATCACCTTGGCTCCTATCCTGTTGCTTCTTGGCTTTGGGTTCGAGATCTACGCCATTATGAAAAAACCAAAAGAAGATTAA
- a CDS encoding permease-like cell division protein FtsX, protein MSKKPKKFKKRFFNSWITSLTSITLVLILLGMLSFILINSKKLSDYVREKIGFTLVLADDLRETEIIRLQKILSAGDFVKSVNYIDKESAANELTKELGEDFQGFLGYNPLFASLDIKLNATYTHTDSLQVLEQQFLEYPQVTEVYYQKNLVTLINENVRKISLALLIISGLLTFIFFGLINNTIRLLIYSQRFTINTMQMVGASKGFIRKPFLIKSLFLGALGGILANTILIGSIYIYKQELYGLINFADLQTIVLIIGIVFLLGFTISFLSTWLALGKFLRMKFDELFY, encoded by the coding sequence ATGAGCAAAAAACCGAAAAAGTTTAAAAAGCGTTTTTTCAATTCGTGGATAACTTCGTTAACCAGTATTACGCTTGTGCTTATTTTGCTGGGCATGCTCAGTTTTATTCTCATCAACAGCAAAAAACTATCAGATTATGTGCGCGAAAAAATCGGGTTCACCCTGGTCCTGGCCGACGATCTGCGCGAAACAGAGATCATTCGTCTGCAAAAAATTTTAAGTGCCGGCGACTTTGTAAAATCAGTTAATTACATCGACAAAGAATCGGCCGCCAACGAATTAACAAAAGAACTGGGCGAAGATTTCCAGGGATTTTTGGGCTACAATCCGTTGTTTGCTTCGCTCGATATTAAACTAAATGCGACCTATACCCACACCGATAGTCTGCAGGTTTTGGAACAACAGTTTTTAGAGTACCCGCAAGTTACCGAGGTTTATTACCAGAAAAACCTGGTTACACTAATTAATGAAAATGTGAGAAAGATAAGTCTGGCGCTGCTGATTATAAGCGGCTTACTTACATTTATATTCTTCGGATTGATTAATAATACCATTCGTTTGTTGATTTATTCGCAGCGTTTTACCATAAACACCATGCAAATGGTGGGTGCCAGCAAAGGTTTTATTCGCAAACCATTTTTAATCAAAAGCCTATTCCTCGGAGCACTGGGTGGAATTCTGGCCAACACCATTCTTATTGGCAGTATTTATATATACAAACAAGAACTTTACGGATTGATAAATTTTGCCGATCTGCAAACAATCGTACTCATTATTGGCATTGTGTTTTTACTGGGCTTTACCATCTCATTTTTATCAACGTGGCTGGCGCTGGGCAAATTCCTTCGAATGAAATTTGATGAATTATTTTATTAA
- the rplM gene encoding 50S ribosomal protein L13: MDTLSYKTVSANKATVNKEWVVVDAENMVLGRLASVVAKMLRGKYKPNFTPHVDCGDNVIVINAEKVALTGKKMSDKIYVRHSGYPGGQRTQTPQDILAKYPERLVEKAVKGMLPKNKLGSDLFRNLHVVIGAEHKFEAQKPKVVDLNTIK, encoded by the coding sequence GTGGACACACTTAGTTATAAAACTGTTTCGGCTAATAAAGCTACCGTTAACAAAGAATGGGTAGTTGTTGATGCTGAAAATATGGTATTGGGACGTTTGGCAAGTGTAGTTGCCAAAATGTTAAGAGGTAAATACAAGCCAAATTTCACACCTCACGTAGATTGTGGCGATAACGTAATTGTTATCAACGCTGAAAAAGTGGCCTTAACCGGTAAAAAAATGTCGGACAAAATTTATGTTCGTCACAGTGGTTACCCAGGTGGACAGCGTACTCAAACTCCACAAGATATTTTAGCTAAATATCCTGAGCGTTTGGTAGAGAAAGCTGTAAAAGGTATGCTTCCTAAAAACAAATTAGGTAGCGACTTATTCAGAAATTTGCATGTAGTAATTGGTGCCGAGCACAAATTTGAGGCTCAAAAACCAAAAGTTGTTGATTTAAATACGATTAAATAA
- the rpsI gene encoding 30S ribosomal protein S9, translated as MEVVNTIGRRKSAVARIYVSEGKGNITINKRELKEYFPAETLQYIAMQPLNLLEVAEKYDIKANLDGGGPKGQAEAFRLAVTRALMEIDPESRPQLKAAGFVTRDPREVERKKPGQPKARKRFQFSKR; from the coding sequence ATGGAAGTAGTAAACACAATCGGACGTAGAAAATCAGCTGTTGCTCGTATTTACGTAAGCGAAGGTAAAGGAAATATTACCATCAATAAAAGGGAACTTAAAGAGTACTTCCCCGCAGAGACATTGCAATATATTGCAATGCAGCCACTAAATCTTCTTGAGGTTGCAGAGAAATACGATATCAAAGCAAACCTTGATGGTGGTGGCCCAAAAGGTCAGGCAGAAGCTTTCCGTTTGGCTGTTACCCGCGCATTAATGGAAATCGATCCTGAGTCGAGACCACAGCTAAAAGCTGCAGGTTTTGTTACCAGAGACCCACGCGAGGTGGAACGTAAAAAACCGGGACAACCAAAAGCAAGAAAACGTTTCCAGTTCTCAAAACGTTAA